In a single window of the Agrobacterium fabrum str. C58 genome:
- a CDS encoding competence/damage-inducible protein A, producing MSNPSSTSSVVTAAMLAIGDELLSGRTKDKNIGHLADVLTMSGIDLKEVRIVADEEESIVEALNALRSRYDYVFTSGGIGPTHDDITADAISAAFGLPCEHDAEALRLLGDMYRVREMEFTEARKRMARMPKGAAHIANPVSVAPGFVIGNVYVMAGVPQVFQAMLDNVMPTLRTGAKVMSQAVRSPYGEGDIGTPLTAIQKAHPETSIGSYPKYDGQRFSTEIVVRARDAGLLKAATEAVAAMIEAIGQEKQLAASKGDATA from the coding sequence ATGTCCAATCCCTCCTCCACCTCCTCCGTCGTGACTGCCGCCATGCTCGCCATCGGCGACGAACTGCTGTCCGGCCGCACCAAGGACAAGAATATCGGCCACCTCGCGGATGTGCTCACCATGTCCGGCATTGACCTCAAGGAAGTCCGCATCGTCGCCGACGAGGAGGAATCGATTGTCGAGGCGCTGAACGCGCTGCGCAGCCGTTATGATTATGTCTTTACCTCGGGCGGCATCGGCCCGACCCATGACGACATCACCGCGGACGCGATCTCTGCGGCATTCGGCCTGCCCTGCGAACACGATGCCGAGGCGCTGCGCCTCCTGGGCGACATGTATCGCGTCCGTGAGATGGAATTCACCGAGGCTCGCAAGCGCATGGCGCGTATGCCGAAAGGTGCTGCTCATATCGCCAACCCCGTTTCCGTCGCTCCCGGCTTCGTCATCGGCAATGTCTATGTCATGGCGGGCGTGCCGCAGGTTTTTCAGGCCATGCTCGACAATGTCATGCCGACCCTGCGCACCGGCGCAAAGGTCATGTCGCAGGCGGTGCGTTCGCCCTACGGCGAAGGCGATATCGGCACACCGCTGACCGCCATCCAGAAGGCGCATCCCGAAACCAGCATCGGCTCCTATCCGAAATATGACGGGCAGCGCTTCTCGACAGAGATCGTCGTGCGCGCCCGCGACGCCGGCCTGCTGAAGGCGGCAACCGAGGCGGTTGCGGCGATGATTGAAGCGATAGGCCAGGAGAAGCAGCTGGCCGCAAGCAAGGGCGATGCAACCGCCTGA
- a CDS encoding universal stress protein, translated as MGYKTILAVVDNVSNTQKLGEFVVSLADQFSSHVIGLHMETLAAVPLVAPMEIPDPATVQALQDVAHKETTDVGTLFERTLSTNGISHEWRSFVTSVGYASASAIDSARCADLIVARQSSSSALSDSRSDIDGFLYESGRPVLLVPHVLTVAKPIKRVLIAWNGSREATRATFDALPFLKAADSVEIFSVDQSESETQSAGLAGAELAATLARHGVNVTVTSQEKIAGLSPQAAIENRLSDNSIDLLVMGAYGHSRWWELLFGGVTRTLLDSMTAMTLLSR; from the coding sequence ATGGGTTACAAAACGATACTGGCAGTGGTCGACAATGTTTCGAACACGCAGAAGCTCGGCGAATTCGTGGTGAGCCTTGCCGATCAGTTTTCCTCGCATGTGATCGGCCTGCATATGGAAACGCTTGCCGCCGTCCCGCTTGTCGCGCCGATGGAAATTCCCGATCCCGCCACCGTGCAGGCGCTGCAGGACGTGGCGCACAAGGAAACTACCGATGTCGGCACGCTTTTCGAGCGCACGCTCTCGACCAACGGCATCTCGCATGAATGGCGCAGCTTCGTCACGTCGGTCGGTTACGCCTCCGCCTCCGCCATTGACAGCGCCCGCTGCGCCGACCTCATCGTCGCGCGCCAGAGCAGCTCGTCGGCACTGTCCGACAGTCGCTCGGATATTGACGGTTTTCTTTATGAAAGCGGTCGCCCCGTTCTCCTCGTGCCGCATGTGCTGACCGTCGCCAAACCGATCAAGCGCGTCCTGATCGCCTGGAACGGCTCCCGCGAGGCGACCCGCGCTACCTTCGACGCCCTGCCCTTCCTGAAGGCGGCCGACAGCGTCGAGATTTTCTCCGTCGACCAGTCCGAAAGCGAAACGCAGTCTGCGGGCCTTGCCGGTGCGGAACTCGCCGCCACGCTTGCCCGCCACGGCGTTAACGTCACGGTCACCTCACAGGAAAAGATCGCCGGGCTTTCGCCGCAGGCCGCCATCGAGAACCGCCTGTCCGACAACAGCATCGACCTTCTGGTCATGGGTGCCTATGGCCATTCCCGCTGGTGGGAACTGCTGTTCGGCGGCGTGACGCGCACGCTGCTCGATTCCATGACGGCGATGACGTTGCTGTCGCGTTAA